One stretch of Oncorhynchus gorbuscha isolate QuinsamMale2020 ecotype Even-year linkage group LG21, OgorEven_v1.0, whole genome shotgun sequence DNA includes these proteins:
- the LOC124008285 gene encoding coronin-1B-like, which translates to MSFRRGVVRQSKFRHVFAQAWKAEHCIDDVRVSRVTWDGPLCAVNPKFTAVVIESGGGGAFLVLPLNKSGRIDQATPTVCGHAAPVLDVQWCPHDDNVIASASEDCTVKVWQIPDGGLTGPMTEPVVTLEGHSKRVGILAWHPTAFNILLTAGCDNLVCVWDVGTGELVYQIADAHPDLIYSVSWNREGSAICTVCKDKALRVIDPRRGTVLKVKEKVHDGTRPMRAVFLSDGKILTTGFSRMSERQLALWDTSDMSEPMAVQEMDTSNGVLLPYYDPDTNMVYLCGKGDCTIRYFEVTDESPYVHFLSLYSSKEPQRGAGFLSKRGVDVNKCEIARFYKLHERKVEPISMTVPRKSDLFQGDLYPDTASVEPSLLAEDWIAGQDVPPLLVSLSGGYVGAPSKNRDTLRNKPKLSSQGSGTDSPPVPQQAAMPTATTREPECEGVGVVQQRVTQGEGTSDRVKREEEVLSEVLAEVKALRSVVLAQGQRIELLERQLARIEDGDV; encoded by the exons atGTCGTTCCGAAGAGGTGTGGTCAGACAGAGCAAGTTCAGGCACGTCTTCGCCCAGGCTTGGAAGGCAGAGCACTGCATCGATGACGTCCGAGTGTCCCGTGTCACATGGGACGGGCCTCTCTGCGCTGTGAACCCCAAATTCACTGCAGTCGTCATCGAATCAGGTGGAGGAGGGGCCTTCCTAGTTCTGCCACTCAACAAG AGTGGCAGAATTGACCAGGCCACACCCACAGTGTGTGGACACGCAGCTCCAGTGCTGGATGTCCAGTGGTGTCCCCATGACGACAACGTCATCGCCAGTGCCTCGGAGGACTGCACTGTAAAG GTGTGGCAAATCCCTGACGGAGGGCTAACTGGACCAATGACAGAGCCCGTGGTGACACTGGAGGGCCACAGTAAACGAGTGGGAATCCTAGCCTGGCACCCGACAGCTTTCAATATCCTCCTAACTGCAG GCTGTGACAATCTGGTGTGCGTGTGGGACGTGGGCACGGGGGAGCTGGTGTACCAGATAGCCGATGCCCACCCAGACCTGATCTACAGTGTGAGCTGGAACCGGGAGGGCAGTGCCATCTGCACCGTATGCAAGGACAAGGCGCTGCGTGTCATCGACCCGCGACGGGGGACTGTCCTCAAG GTGAAAGAGAAGGTCCATGACGGCACCAGGCCCATGAGGGCCGTGTTCCTCTCCGACGGGAAGATCCTGACCACCGGATTCAGCCGTATGAGCGAGAGGCAGCTAGCCTTGTGGGATACG AGCGATATGTCTGAGCCAATGGCAGTGCAGGAGATGGACACCAGTAATGGCGTTCTCCTCCCCTACTATGACCCTGACACCAACATGGTCTACCTGTGTGGAAAG GGGGACTGCACCATCCGGTACTTTGAGGTGACGGACGAATCGCCCTATGTCCACTTCCTCAGCCTGTACAGCAGTAAAGAGCCCCAGCGAGGAGCAGGCTTTCTCAGCAAGAGGGGCGTGGATGTCAACAAGTGTGAGATTGCCAG gTTCTACAAACTGCACGAAAGGAAAGTAGAGCCCATTTCTATGACGGTACCACGGAAG tCAGACCTGTTCCAGGGGGATCTATACCCGGACACAGCCAGCGTGGAGCCCTCCCTTCTGGCCGAGGACTGGATTGCCGGGCAGGATGTGCCGCCCCTACTGGTCTCTCTGAGCGGTGGCTACGTGGGCGCCCCCTCCAAGAACAGGGACACCCTCCGCAACAAGCCCAAGCTGTCGTCACAGGGCTCCGGGACAGACTCTCCCCCAGTCCCCCAGCAGGCCGCCATGCCCACCGCAACAACCAGGGAGCCGGAGTgcgagggggtgggggtggtgcaGCAGAGGGTCACTCAAGGAGAAGGCACATCCGATAGGGTGAAAAGAGAG